In Anopheles ziemanni unplaced genomic scaffold, idAnoZiCoDA_A2_x.2 U_6, whole genome shotgun sequence, a genomic segment contains:
- the LOC131292774 gene encoding uncharacterized protein LOC131292774, with product MNTRSKVMHTPPPGSDNSDEAATEATVEQCASDHVTETTPQHVSPKPSTSSPGDRELAVLRAKMKLAYRQLMQLQPDITNNKLPPATARVHLRTLRELQGTHGRIMQHIIDLLPDDLEVDMDADDAFRKIHTTCTAILEAQLDETPTTSEAPVTSAAHHLSVPMPTFDGRYEEWPKFKAMFLDIMGRTPVSDAAKLHHLNKALTGKAAGIINAAMVSSNNYKSAWEVLEKRFANPRAIVDKHIAGLLQLKPVQRESASELRSLVETCKGHVDGLQFLEKNIDETSNLIITHILASCMDSSTRKAWELTLQHGEFPDLFRTFDYITRQCEVLESCAAGNTDKPSRPKPAPTKAFTSTVTPSPTATCVMCQDNHMLSKCADFIALSLPDKRDKLRSWKRCFNCFGAGHLNKRCPSKWTCRRCQQKHHTLLHDEGTSAASEIRHEQPTSAAEHRTATISLHTAIPSTVLLSTVMLYITDSAGKNHAARALLDSGAQSNFITGRLAQFLNLPRKSVSIPLSGIGGSQATNVKSSVRATIQSRCSSFSTSLEMLVLPKLSADVPAHRIHHSQWTIPATCVLADPTFHKPGGIDIILGAACFYELLKTGRISLGEGMPSLQETAFGWVVSGTAQIAEQSLPVVCSVAVHTNELTTMMRKFFTIEDVGSLPSWSIEERACEDHYAATTSRDEAGRYVVRLPRKSDMIGKLGDSRTIALHRFLAIERRMQREPETKKAYVEFMAEYLRLGHMTKVAAAVDSRETFYLPHHPVFKADSTTTKCRVVFDASSKSSTGVSLNDTLMIGPTIQQDATSILMRFRTHQIALTGDVAKMYRQVWVHPSDRALQRILWRASPHDPIEEYELNTVTYGTASAPFLAVRSLQQTVLDHGRDFPIAAARFADFYVDDFVSGADSPEAAQTLQQQTEQLFAKGGFELRKWASNEEAVLHHVDQQSRASSPYPNDDDDGSLATLGIIWDTSADTLRFKVQAPDVIEDATKRKVLSTIGKIYDPVGFVDPVKAVAKQLLQRVWNLKHVNQQPWGWDAELPPQLRTEWLNFLEQMQYLHNISIPRVAIRSSVTTIQYHVFCDASEKGYGACCYIRSCDAQGHGTMELFASKTKVTPLNSKHSIARLELCAAQLASLLFDRVRTAVNPGSLAVFWTDSMTVVHWLRASPNSWKPYVANRVSQVQQLTEGCTWRHIAGVDNPADLASRGCLGKDLLSSTLWWQGPSWMSLPEDQWPPPLLATPDPSVQAEQRVAVVACAAIELPAHHIFTLFSSYSKLRRMTAYWVQYWNRCTKRRSYENPGLTTKDLTDAEEVLCRLAQRDHLQQEIKALQQKKPVPASSPLRWLHPQLGADGIIRVGGRLSNSPLAEDVKHPLVVPASHPFARLLMEHFHKQLLHAGPTLMLNTCRQRFWITSGRNLARKVFHQCHTCFRARPSSSATIMADLPAVRVTPAPPFSITGVDYCGPVFLKGGHRRAAPVKAYVAIFVCFTTRAVHIELVSNLTTEAFIAALRRFVSRRGLPLELHSDNATNFKGAANKLNELYKLLRTTEHQQSIQAWTLERKISWKFIPPRAPHFGGLWEAAVKTMKYHLVRVLGTTSLSYEDMSTLLDEIECCVNSRPITSMSDDPHDMTALTPGHFLVGTNLQLVPDHCLLYEAENRLNHWRHVQQLRQHFWNRWQKEYLQQLQARSKWTKEGTTTVTPGTLVIIKEDNVPSACWPLARVIEEHPGKDGKARVFTLRT from the coding sequence ATGAACACTCGCAGTAAAGTGATGCATACCCCGCCACCAGGGAGTGACAATTCAGACGAAGCGGCTACGGAAGCCACGGTGGAACAGTGCGCGAGTGACCACGTGACGGAAACAACCCCACAGCACGTGTCACCAAAACCGTCGACGTCATCGCCAGGGGATCGCGAGTTGGCCGTGTTGCGGGCCAAAATGAAGCTGGCATATCGTCAACTTATGCAGCTTCAGCCGGAcatcaccaacaacaaactCCCTCCGGCCACTGCGCGGGTGCACTTACGCACATTACGGGAACTTCAAGGCACCCACGGCAGGATTATGCAGCACATCATAGATCTCCTGCCAGATGACCTCGAAGTCGACATGGACGCCGACGATGCCTTCCGGAAGATCCACACCACCTGCACAGCCATTCTGGAGGCACAGCTGGACGAAACACCAACAACGTCAGAAGCTCCGGTAACTTCGGCAGCGCATCACCTCAGTGTCCCGATGCCAACCTTTGACGGACGCTACGAAGAGTGGCCCAAATTCAAGGCCATGTTCCTCGACATCATGGGAAGGACACCTGTTTCGGATGCAGCAAAGTTACACCACCTGAACAAGGCACTCACCGGAAAGGCAGCAGGGATAATTAACGCAGCAATGGTGAGCAGCAACAACTACAAGAGTGCCTGGGAGGTGCTAGAAAAGCGGTTCGCGAACCCGAGAGCAATCGTCGACAAGCACATTGCTGGGTTACTGCAACTTAAACCCGTGCAACGCGAATCAGCCAGCGAACTTCGATCACTAGTAGAAACGTGTAAGGGTCACGTTGATGGGTTGCAGTTCTTAGAGAAGAACATTGATGAAACCAGCAACCTCATCATCACCCACATCCTCGCGTCGTGTATGGACTCCAGCACTCGTAAGGCATGGGAGCTTACATTGCAGCACGGCGAGTTTCCGGATTTGTTCCGTACGTTCGACTACATCACGCGACAATGTGAAGTGTTGGAGAGCTGCGCAGCAGGCAATACGGACAAACCATCTCGTCCAAAGCCGGCTCCTACTAAAGCGTTCACGTCGACCGTTACGCCGTCACCGACCGCAACATGTGTCATGTGCCAGGACAACCATATGCTCAGCAAGTGCGCGGATTTCATAGCACTGTCGCTACCAGACAAACGGGACAAGCTCCGAAGTtggaaacgttgtttcaactgtTTCGGAGCTGGTCATCTCAACAAAAGGTGCCCGTCGAAGTGGACGTGTCGCCGATGCCAGCAGAAACATCACACCTTGCTCCACGACGAAGGGACTAGTGCCGCCAGCGAGATCCGTCACGAACAGCCAACATCTGCAGCAGAACACCGTACAGCTACAATATCGCTTCACACGGCGATACCATCGACAGTGTTGCTGTCAACCGTCATGTTGTACATCACTGACAGCGCAGGGAAGAACCATGCTGCAAGGGCTCTCTTGGACAGTGGAGCACAGTCCAACTTCATTACGGGAAGGTTGGCGCAATTCTTAAACCTACCTCGGAAGTCGGTGAGCATTCCGCTGTCGGGGATTGGTGGCAGCCAAGCGACGAACGTAAAGTCATCAGTACGAGCCACCATCCAGTCACGCTGTTCATCATTTTCGACGTCGCTGGAGATGCTGGTACTGCCCAAGCTGTCAGCAGATGTGCCAGCCCATCGTATACACCACAGCCAGTGGACGATTCCAGCAACCTGCGTCTTGGCTGACCCAACATTCCACAAGCCTGGTGGAATCGATATCATCCTGGGTGCGGCGTGCTTCTACGAGCTTTTAAAAACCGGACGCATCTCACTTGGAGAAGGTATGCCGTCACTCCAAGAAACAGCATTTGGGTGGGTTGTAAGTGGCACAGCCCAGATAGCAGAGCAGTCGCTGCCAGTGGTGTGTTCAGTCGCCGTACACACCAACGAGCTGACTACGATGATGCGGAAATTCTTCACAATAGAAGACGTAGGCAGTCTCCCTAGTTGGAGTATCGAGGAGAGAGCCTGTGAGGACCACTACGCGGCCACTACAAGCAGAGACGAAGCCGGCCGATATGTCGTCCGACTTCCGAGAAAGTCTGACATGATCGGGAAACTAGGTGACTCGCGGACGATCGCCCTCCATCGGTTTCTGGCTATCGAGAGACGTATGCAGCGAGaacccgaaacaaaaaaggcataCGTGGAGTTCATGGCCGAATACCTCCGCTTAGGCCACATGACAAAGGTGGCAGCAGCAGTTGATAGTCGGGAAACATTCTACCTCCCACACCATCCTGTTTTTAAGGCCGACAGCACCACCACGAAGTGTCGGGTTGTGTTCGACGCATCCAGCAAGTCATCGACAGGAGTGTCGTTGAATGATACGCTGATGATCGGACCAACAATTCAACAAGATGCTACATCGATCCTGATGCGATTCAGAACTCATCAAATTGCACTGACAGGAGATGTGGCAAAAATGTACCGCCAAGTATGGGTACATCCCAGCGATCGCGCCCTACAGCGCATTCTGTGGCGAGCTTCGCCCCATGATCCCATCGAAGAATATGAGCTGAATACTGTAACTTATGGCACCGCATCTGCACCATTCCTTGCGGTGAGATCTCTGCAACAAACAGTATTGGATCATGGAAGGGACTTTCCAATAGCAGCAGCTCGGTTCGCTGACTTTTACGTGGATGACTTTGTGTCTGGAGCTGATTCACCCGAGGCTGCTCAAACCTTGCAACAGCAAACCGAACAACTGTTTGCCAAAGGTGGATTTGAGCTGCGGAAATGGGCATCAAACGAGGAAGCGGTGTTGCATCATGTGGACCAACAAAGCCGAGCATCCAGCCCATATcccaacgacgatgacgacggatCGTTGGCAACACTTGGAATCATATGGGATACGTCAGCGGACACTCTGCGCTTCAAAGTCCAAGCCCCGGATGTCATCGAAGATGCAACCAAACGCAAGGTATTGTCCACCATTGGAAAGATCTACGATCCGGTGGGGTTTGTTGACCCAGTGAAGGCGGTTGCCAAGCAACTTCTTCAACGGGTGTGGAACCTGAAACACGTCAACCAACAACCCTggggatgggatgctgaactTCCGCCGCAGCTACGAACGGAATGGCTCAACTTTCTTGAGCAAATGCAATACCTTCACAACATCAGCATTCCGCGAGTCGCCATTAGATCTTCAGTGACCACCATCCAATACCACGTCTTCTGCGATGCTTCGGAGAAAGGATATGGAGCATGCTGCTACATCCGTAGTTGCGATGCCCAGGGACATGGCACAATGGAGCTCTTCGCCTCAAAAACCAAAGTGACGCCCCTCAATAGCAAGCACTCTATCGCTCGGCTTGAACTGTGCGCAGCACAGTTGGCCAGCTTGCTATTCGACCGAGTAAGAACTGCGGTAAACCCAGGCTCTCTGGCAGTCTTCTGGACAGACTCCATGACTGTGGTACATTGGCTGCGAGCATCACCGAACTCCTGGAAGCCATATGTTGCCAACCGGGTATCGCAGGTGCAACAACTAACGGAGGGTTGCACGTGGCGTCACATCGCAGGAGTCGACAACCCTGCTGACCTTGCTTCCCGAGGATGTTTGGGCAAAGATCTCCTCTCCAGTACCCTATGGTGGCAGGGTCCTTCCTGGATGAGCCTGCCAGAAGATCAATGGCCTCCACCACTGCTTGCGACACCAGATCCTTCAGTGCAAGCAGAGCAGCGAGTAGCAGTTGTGGCATGCGCTGCCATTGAGCTGCCAGCTCACCACATATTTACGCTCTTTTCATCGTATTCTAAGCTGAGACGGATGACAGCATACTGGGTTCAGTATTGGAACCGATGCACCAAACGCCGGTCGTACGAGAACCCTGGCCTGACGACGAAGGACTTGACGGATGCAGAAGAAGTGCTGTGCCGCTTGGCTCAACGAGACCACCTGCAGCAAGAAATCAAGGCCTTGCAGCAGAAGAAACCCGTTCCTGCGTCGTCCCCGCTTAGATGGTTGCATCCGCAACTAGGAGCTGACGGAATCATCCGAGTTGGAGGACGTTTGTCCAATTCACCGCTAGCGGAGGATGTTAAGCACCCACTAGTTGTTCCGGCCAGCCATCCATTCGCTCGTCTGCTgatggaacattttcataaacagTTACTTCACGCGGGACCGACTCTGATGCTAAACACGTGCAGACAACGCTTCTGGATTACAAGTGGCCGAAATCTCGCCCGGAAGGTATTTCACCAGTGCCACACATGCTTCCGCGCCCGACCATCATCGTCAGCAACTATAATGGCTGACCTGCCGGCTGTCCGAGTAACACCGGCCCCTCCTTTTTCGATCACCGGTGTTGACTACTGTGGTCCAGTGTTCCTGAAAGGTGGCCACCGACGGGCGGCGCCCGTGAAGGCATACGTCGCCATATTTGTATGCTTCACCACCCGTGCCGTACACATCGAGCTGGTGTCaaacctgacaacggaagcatTTATAGCAGCATTACGACGGTTTGTGTCTCGTCGTGGTTTGCCATTGGAGTTACACTCGGACAACGCGACGAACTTCAAGGGAGCAGCAAACAAGCTGAACGAGTTGTACAAGCTGTTGCGTACAACTGAACACCAGCAGAGCATTCAAGCTTGGACACTAGAACGCAAAATTTCATGGAAGTTCATCCCACCAAGAGCTCCTCACTTCGGTGGACTGTGGGAAGCCGCCGTCAAAACCATGAAGTACCACCTAGTGCGCGTTTTAGGAACGACATCACTTTCGTATGAGGACATGTCTACGCTACTGGACGAGATAGAATGCTGTGTCAACTCCCGGCCTATAACATCGATGTCAGATGACCCACACGATATGACAGCCCTCACTCCTGGACATTTCCTGGTTGGAACGAACCTACAGCTTGTTCCGGACCACTGCTTGCTGTAcgaagccgaaaaccggttgaaCCACTGGCGTCATGTTCAACAACTTCGCCAGCACTTTTGGAACCGTTGGCAGAAGGAGTATTTACAACAACTGCAGGCGCGTTCTAAATGGACAAAGGAAGGTACAACCACAGTAACGCCAGGAACGTTAGTTATAATTAAGGAAGATAATGTGCCTTCGGCGTGTTGGCCATTAGCACGCGTAATCGAGGAGCATCCTGGAAAGGATGGCAAAGCGCGTGTCTTTACATTGCGTACAA